In the Pongo abelii isolate AG06213 chromosome 2, NHGRI_mPonAbe1-v2.0_pri, whole genome shotgun sequence genome, CTAGATATAAGAGAGGAGCCTTTCCTATTGTGCCAGAAAGCTAAATGGAACTCTTAAATTTGAGGATGTTGAAATGTCTTAAATTTTGGCAGTTGCTCTGTAAAAGCTAGCTAGCTAATCTTTTCTGGTATATGTCTCTTCAGTGTGTCTAATTGACTAACACACATCCCAAATATTAAGGATGTATTATGCATATTTGAATCTCTCAGGATGCTCCAAATAAAGAATTTTAGAGGTCTTCTGACTCTGAAAAGAAGCTACCTGAAACTGTAGCTTGCtcatgggcatggtggcagagtgAATGCCTGATCCAGTGCATTGCCCTTAACATGCTAGTGTGccacattttattctctttatacttgaaatttatatattatttcagaTTCTGTTTCTTGACATGGGTGCCAAATGAAATTACACTTTTGTACtatactttttaacatttttttgtattaCAAAAGTGACCATTCTGATATGTGaagtatattttaataatgaGGAGTGTGTCAGTCAGCGAAACTAAAACTTTCAGTTAGGTCTTTGTCATTTTGTAATTCTAAGAATATATAACTTAGTAAGCTGCTTCTCTCTAAAATATAAGCTCCACAGGGCAttgaattttgttgatttttctttcattcgCTGGCATAgcctaaatgtataaaaatagccTGACACATGTTAGGCACTGTATTAGTCTGGTCTCACGCTGctaagacatacccaagactgggtagtttataaagaaaagggttttatttgactcacagttcagcatggctagggaagccttaggaaacttaaccatcatggcagaagggaaagcaaacatgttcttcttcacatgatggcaggaagaagtgccaagcaaaaggggaaaaaccctcttaataaaaccatcagatctcgtgagaactcatcatcatgagaaaaacatggcggtaactgtccccatgattcaattacctcccaccagatccctcccacgacacatggggattatgggaactacaattcaagatgagatttgggtgggacatgGCCAAACCCTATCAGGCACtcacaatatttgttgaattaatgatgGTTAGAGTCAGACTCCCTGTATACAAATCCTAGCTCCTTCCTATTTACtgactctgtgaccttgggtaagttataCCATCCTtgtgtgcctctgtttccttactTTAGAATGGAGATAATAAACTACTGACCTTAGAGTATTCTTATAAGAAATGTGAAATTCTTGGCACAATACTAATGGTTGCCCTTGCTGTTCCTGAAGATTCAGAGCTACTTGATGTGTTCTTGGTAGTATTTTCTTAAATTCTGTAACTGGACTGTGACAATAATCTTACCATTAGGTATTTAGTCTTAAAAGTGAGGGACAACTTATTGGAGAGTACCTGAAGGGTCTCATGGTCTGACTCCTCAGGCTTTAACCACTACCAGAGCACATAGTAGGAGGCCATCTCAGATCACCCTTGGCAGACGTCCCCAAATCCTGGCCCACGAACAAGCActagtctgtggcctgttaggaaccgggacGCACAGCAGGTGGTGAGTGGTGAACGAGCAAGTGAAGCTGAGCACCACCTCTtatcagatcagtggcagcatagattcttataggagcgcaaaccctattgtgaactgcacatgtgagggatctagattgcgtgctccttatgagaatctaatgataaatgtaatgcacttgaatcattcCAAAACCATCCTCCACTCCatctttggaaaaactgttttccaCGAGActggtccctggtgtcaaaaaggttggggacggCTGATCTTTGCATAGTCTCAAATATAAGGATTATATTAAGCCAGAAATGTTTCTCATTAAGGAATCCTTTGTTTTGAGCTGTAGGTCGTGTTTTAGAACAAGTCTGTCTTCTTCCATGTTGCAActcctaaaatatttgaaaacaagtaTGTCCACTTGAGAGACAGCTCTCAACTGAACATCTCTGGTAACAagacattccctttgaaaataaaAGTTCCCATATTTGAACAGCATGGAATAGAATAACATTGTCTCTTAGATTCTAGTCTTCTATTAAaaccgcagttacttttgcaccaaactaacaTAGCTAGAATAGGATTGGAGTGGTGGGGAAGTAGAGGGTGTGAGTGGTGTAGCACATCGTATAGTTGCGTAGCACAATTCCAGCTCTCAGCTCAGTCCCGAGTCCCTTTTACGTGTGCTATGTTCCCACGCTTCCTGCAGATCTTACTCCTGCACTTGCAAGATCAAATGACTAGGTATGAAACATACCTAGGGTAATTATCATTCAGCATATGAAACATACCTAGTCATTTGATCTTGCAGGTGCAGGAGTAGGGTCTTCCTCTTGTTTTGTTAAATGTTACCTTGTTTTTCTTGTTCTGGTCTGTTAAAAGTGCCTTTTGATCTACCttattccttttctctctcactttcatGTGTCATGTCACATgtcaattaacattttatttacagtGAAATTACAGAGATTTGTACATATgtaggttttgttttgagaaaaatgTGATAATTCTTTATATTCTGCTATACCTTGTTCTTTGATCACTTGCAGAGCATTCCTTGATATAAACATATTCTAATGTATTTCACTGTATTTTTGATTGATGTTTAGGTTGTTTGCAATTTGTTGCTATTAGCACTGCTGCAGTGCATCCCTTCAGTAATATTTTTGTGTCCTATAGACCATTTGCTTCTCTTTCAAAAATTTTGTGGTTACTTTTGCTGTTCTTTTTCCAAACGaactttaaattatacttatAAATTCCATTCTCACGGGTATTGCACTGAATATGTAATTTGAGGACTGACATCTTAACAGTATTGAGTCTCCCCCTCAAATACTGAAATTCTACAGGAATTAAGTACAATTCACATTTTTATATGGACTTAGGCATGCTTCTGTTTGGATTTCAGTTACAATTAGAGGTGATATATAATCGGTTTCCCCTTTCTTTGAGTTTTATGAAATGAGGAACTTCATCATGAAGTCTCAAGTAAATGAACATTTTATCCTTCTTGGGATTCTGTCACTTCTTAATGTTTGTCCTTATAGTGATTCAGCTGATtctcatttaaaagtttttacaCAAAAACAGTTTGGATTGTATTTTGAGGTTTTCACTTCAGATACTGGACAAGTAATTAGTATAAAGGCAACTAACAACTAACATGGTCATAATAGAAGTATGGTGTTTACTCTCAACATTTATCTTCCCAAAGTTGTCTTCAGCATTGAAATTTTAATGTTTGACCTTTTTAAATAGGAATGAAGATTCTAGTTACAATATATATTTGAAGGATACAGAAGCATGATTTGATTTGACACTTCATAGATAGTCACGTTATGGGATTATCTacaaaattttttatctttttaaaattagatattttcCTAGGTCAAAATCATTTTTCAGATGTTGCTCATTCCAGCATTAGAATCTTTATTCTGTGGGGTTTTTTAagtgcctttttgttttgttttcagagaaaGTTTCATTGTGCAAATCTAACTTCATGGCCTCGCTGGCTATATTCCTTATATGATGCTGTAAGTAACTTAAATTTACTTTATATATGGTAGGCCATGTCATAATTAAGGGTCATTAAAAAACAAAGGTTTAGTTTTTCCAGTTTCTAGTGCCTTATAACTTAAGAACAAGATAtaagagtggtggctcacacctgtaatcccagcactttgggaggccaaggcaggtggattacttgaagccaggcattcaagactagcctgggcaatatggtgaaaccccatctctacaaatacaaaaattagccaggtttggtggcatgtggctgtagtctcagctgcttgggaggctgaggtggaaggattgcttgagcctgggaggtcaaggctgcagtgagctgagattgtgtcactgtactccagcctggacaacagagcaagactctgtctcaaaagaaaaaaaaatggtatcacAAGACTCTTTAGAGTTTTATTAAGCATGTGAAATTTTGTTGGGTTGGGTGAGTTACATTTAGAACATTAAAGCATCCATATTTTACAGTTTTGGCTTTTCTCTAAACAAGTATATTAACTTACATCTCTTGATCATTAGTCTATTAATTAATGCATCCATGAGGGTTTTTGCTCCTTAAAGTTTAACACTAGGCATTGCCACATTTTGCAAAACTAAGTAAGGGACAGTGCTGAAATGGTTTAAAGAATCTGGATTTCAGATCAGAGACTGACTTCAGAGTCTGATTTCTGTCACTTATTCTGTGGGCCTGGAGCAAATTACTTCTCCAAGGACCTATAAAATGGATATATAATGGTAGCTATTGTACTTGGTGTGCATAGcgggcattcaataaatgctagccATTTCCCTTAATCACTGCCCACAAATCTGGAGTCCTGGGAAAACTCAACAACATGCACGACACTAAAGGAAACTGCAGTTGAGCTCTGCTGTTTAGCAGCTTTTAAGCAATTACAAAGACACAATATATGAGTTTTTGCATATGTTTTGCATATGCTTGTGAAAATTATGTAGTAAACAGGTGCCAAGTAAGGTATGTAGATAGCAAGTGCTAGTGCAATTTATAGGTGCCATAATCCATATGGACTGAGTCAGAAATGGCCTAAAAGAAGGCAGAAGAGAGGCCAGTTCCAAGCAGGGGCATAGAACAGAGCAATCTGCAAGGGAGTTGGGAGCATATACCGCTGGGATAACACAGTGAGTGAGAAAAGGCTGGAAGGCAGACTTAGTGCTGGGCAAAGGAGCTGGAGCTTGATCATTGCTGCGTAAGAAAATGGAGGCATTTAAACTGGGACTGTGATGGGACTGAGTGATTACTTAAATTGCTACCAATATGTTAGTTTTAAGAGTTGAAAAGCTTAATAGTAAATTTTAATAAGTCCATGAACTTGATTATGGCTACCCTTATTTTAAACAAGGAAACCTTAATGGACAGAATCAAGAAACAGCTACGTGAATGGGATGAAAATCTAAAAGATGATTCTCTTCCTTCAAATCCAATAGGTATGAAAAGTTAGTTTCCTGCCTGGAGCCTGGGATGTCTTGCTATAAAAAATAGCTTTCTAATGGATGCAATGATATCTTTTAGATTTTAAGActgattaaaacattttaattctgaAACGCATAATTTCCTTTGAGCAGTtgaaaaaaatgagtattttaaaattaattgcaaTAAAATCCTTATATTCTGTGAGCACTCCAATTTTAGACAAGTTTTCCATAAAAAGTTCAAATTGCAGGAAGTGGCTGTCATCCAAAAACACTTCCTGAGTGTAAGGACTCCTTTCCCTGTTCTTTAAGGTGCCTTTAAAAGAAATGACTCTAGTTCCAGGACTTGCCTTAATTATAGATACTCTCTTATCTGTTTATAAGGTATAGTTTAGTTATTTTTCTAGTCTCTTGGCAAATAACTTCTAACATGGATTTGAGTTCATGTTCAACATAAAAGGATTTTACCAAAGTAtaggaaaagaaattaaatttagagCTTCTGAAAAGTATATCTTTGACAGCTGgtatatttttgtattgtttatacTTGTATAAAATGTGTAACCTTATAGAGAAGGGTTTATTTCAAAAGGATATTATCCGATTTGTAAGTTATCTGATGCTTATCTGACTCCTAAGTTTAAAACTTGAAAAACCATGTCTTGAAGATTTTTCTTACAGAGTAGCTGCTTGTCTTCCTATTGATGATGTATTGAGAATTCAGCTCCTTAAAATTGGCAGTGCTATCCAACGACTTCGCTGTGAATTAGACATTATGAATAAAGTGAGTAAAGTGAATATGTTTTTGATGCCCATGTTTTATTCAGGCTGGAGAACTAGGATGCTCTGTTGGGGCCGATGGAGCTCTGTATAGAGTCCAGTAATGTAGTCAGGCAATTCAGATTTCAATTGGGATCTTACAGATAAACTCATTGTTTTGTATTTGTcaaatatgaatacatttatcAACTTAGTGAAAAATAACTTGATTTCTGCATGGAAATATCCAAGGTTATATATCACTATTCCTTTACCTCAGAGAAGGTCATTTAGTTTTATGTAAATATGTGGCAGATCTCAGTTTCAGTGATTTTCTTGCTCCATCTTTAAGTGTTTTTGAATGCTTGGAAGGAAAATACAATATTCAGAGAGAGCAATATCTTTTAAGTTTCTTGATGATCTGTGTGATTACATGATAAAGTGAATGCCAGTTTTTCCTACCAATAATTTTTCTCTCAAATTTTTTAGTGTACTTCCCTTTGCTGTAAACAATgtcaagaaacagaaataacaaccaaaaatgaaatattcaggTAAGgtctttattacatttttaatatacctGCCTTATCAGAATTATAATCAAGACTGTATTTCTGTTTTCCATATACTTTCCTCCAATACCTAAAAATTACAAACATTCAGCAAATGAAATACAGGGAATTAGCTCACTTTTGCTAAGACCGTCTTCCAGATTGGGTACTCAGAGCAACAAGGCATGTCAGGGATTATTCACAGGTAATGAGCAAGGTAAAGTAAAACAACTGAGAAATTATTTTCCCCTTAATTCTTGTTGACAATCTATATATTAGACTGTCTTCAATTAGGCCCTAACATAGATGCTTCAGAAATTACATTTCAGTCATCAGTTTTGCCATATAGGGCCAAAGTAGGACATGCTTCTGAACACAACTGATGCTCTGATATAAGTGTTTGAAAATCATTTTATGACAAATTCATCAGAGTTATAAATCAAGAAGGTAAGGAAACTGCTTTCTGCAAAATAATCAACTGCCCCAAAATGACCACACAGGACCTTGTCATTGCACTTATACTCTCAGACTCCTTCAGAAGCATTTGAGTTTTATGTTCTTTACAATGTCTTTCTTGAGGAGGGTTTTAAAAACAAGTACTATTTCCTTTGAGTCATCACAGAAAACATTTAGACATTTAAGACAAAACAGGCCTGTCTGCCAGCTGCACCCCCACCCCATTTTCATACTAAGATCCTGGTATTATATAAAACTGAAAGATTAAAAACTGTATAGCTCATACCTCATTTCTTGGTGAACTTCAATAAAATTCTAAGCATTTCTCATTTTGACTTGTTCTCCATGTTGATTCTTTGTTTTAGTTTATCCTTATGTGGGCCGATGGCAGCTTATGTGAACCCTCATGGATATGTGCATGAGACACTTACTGTGTATAAGGCTTGCAACTTGAATCTGATAGGCCGGCCGTCTACGGAACACAGCTGGTTTCCTGGGTAATATTATGGTggtggttgcttttttttttcttttttttaccttaATTGGGCAGAAAAATCCAGAGTCCTAAGCAGAGTTGCCAcaatctttataataaaaagtagTCAAATGAGTAAtttgatacaaaaattagccgggtgtgggggcaggggcctgtactcccagctactcgggaggctgaggcacaagaatctcttgaacctggaaggcagagtgttgcagtgagccaagattgtgccactgcactccagcctgggtgacagagtgagaatctgtctccaaaaaaaaaaaaaatttatttaaatgtcctTCATTCCACAAATAGCTAGAAACATCTGTTGcactttttgtatcttttatataGCATCAttgaatgaaaggaaggaaaggttgACAACTGCAGTTGTCCTCAAATTACTGTATCCAGTTAAAtccaaaattgtttttttctgtcaCGTAATTCTGAAAATCAGCTGTCTTATGACCCAGTAAAACTTTATATCTGGACCATATTCTGTAGTAATGTAAAACTGGAGAATGTTTACAAAGCAATAATAGACTAAGAAGGTGCAGAACCCATTGAATCCTGCTTTTCTTCtagtttgcctttttttgttgtttgtttgcttcagCTTAATGATTCTCTATGATCCTGGGAACCTGTTCAGTTCCCTCAGCTGTACTATCTTCAGTTTTCAAAGAGGGATGCTAAGAAGGGATTACATGCTACTCTGGGGTTAGGACTATGTCACTTGGATTGCCCTGTCTTACTTGGCACCCTATGTGAGGACTAAAACTACAATACATTTGTTACTATAAATAAATGTGGCATGGTATACctagggaaaaaaataaggaaacagtTGCAATTACATGGTTTATCTTAAGAACAAAATGCCATGATTTGTATTTCTGGTTGCATTATCTGACAATCATTCTTATTTTAGAATAGtagtttttcagtattttttgagACGTGTCCTTCCTGGCCCATCCAGTTTAACTCAGACAGAAGTGCATTATTTCTGCAGGTGATTGCTGTTTTCTAACTTGACTGCAATACAACAAAGGAAAAGCCAGTACAAGTTAGAATGTGGTCTTGGCAACCAGCTATTTCTATGCagtagaagaaaaatgtaaacatggCGCTTAAGAGCATAAAAGTCATACAtattacaaaattagaaaatgtttttaggTTTCAGGGAACTGTATGGATCAAATCTCAACTTAGAATCTCCTTAATCCTTAGAATTTGCTTCTAAGGTCTGTCTTCATGATAGGTTTATATGATAGGCTTGGAGTACAGAAGTGTTTCCTTAGCTGATATCTTTCCTTAATTTCTTAGGTATGCCTGGACTGTTGCCCAGTGTAAGATCTGTGCAAGCCATATTGGATGGAAGTTTACGGCCACCAAAAAAGACATGTCACCTCAAAAATTCTGGGGCTTAACACgatctgctctgttgcccacgatCCCAGACACTGAAGATGAACTAAGTCCAGACAAAGTAATACTTTGCTTGTAAACAGATGTGATAGAGATAAAGTTATCTGACAAATTGGTTATATTCTAAAATCAGATCTGCTTTGGAAATTATTGCCTCTGATACATACCTAAGTAAACATAACATTACTTGGAGGGTTGCAGTTTCTAAGTGAAACTGTATTTGAAACTTTTAAGTATACTTTTGGAGAGCATGAACGGCAGTCTAGAATACCAGAATCATCTATTTGGGTAGCTTGGTGCCATTATCCTGTGGAATCTGATATGTTTGGTAGCATGTCATTGATGGGACATGAAGACATCTTTGGAAATGATGAGATTATTTCCtgcgtaaaaaaaaaaatcttaaattcctACAATGTGAAACTAATAATTTGATCCTGATGTATGGGACAGCATATCTGTACCAGTGCTCTAAATAACAAAAGCTAGGGTGACAAGTACATGTTCCTTTTTGAAAGAAGCAAGGCAGTGTATATTATTCTAAAAGggctttgttcctttccattttctttagcTTCTCTGAGATACTGATttgtaaattttgaaaattagttAAAATATGCAGTTTTTTGAGCCCACGAATAGTTGTCATTTCCGTTATGTGCCTGTTAGTAAAAAGTAGTATTGTGTATTTGCTCAGTATTTGAACTATAAGCCCATTTATACTGTTCCATACAAaagctatttttcaaaaattaatttgaaccAAAACTACTACTATAGGGGAAAGATGCCAAAACATGTCCCCTCACCCAGGCTAAACGTGATACTGTATTAGATACTGTATTATTTTGTTCAATGTAAATTGAAGAAAATCTGTAAGTAAACCTTAAGCGTGAAACTAAACATGTTCTTTGTTCAAATAATGTAAAAGTTCTAAAAAGACTGCTTTGCCACCTACCTCTTTGCTTATATTCAAGGGTTTAGTGGGTCCTTCCACATTTGTGTGATAACTTTCGTTTTATTGATATTCCTTTTATTGATATTCCTTTGCTACTTTAAAACTAATCAGGTTATATGCTTACTCAAATATAGTAATAGTACGAGGCCAAAATACATGCCTTGAAGGTGGAGTGAAATCAGAAATCAGTTGAGTATCACATTGCATATTTATGTAAATAGAGTAAATGAAAATTCAAGAATACTTCTATTCAGGATATGCCCCTACCTTATTTTTTCTAAGCTCTACTTTTACTACTTTAATAACTTTGGGTTTATATGACTTCACTGGTCTGGTTGTTCATATAGTTCTTACACTGCACTAAAACTTTCTCAGTGGATCCCAGGAAGTTCTTTTCAGTAGCATAGTACATCTCTGTAGGCTGAAATCTAAACCAGTTGCAATGAGTTACCTTTTCCCCCTGAAAAGTTATAATTTCAGTATGTCCCATACTGTTTACtagcaaataaaattttctaatctgtaaaaacacacatacactacTACTGAAAATGGTTTTATACATGACAAAACCAGACCCGATAGCTAAATCTGCATACTTTCTATACAGATCTATACAGAAATAGTATGTATTATATGATGTTGGGTCTAtcaaagtattattttataatgcatCTAATTACTGACCTGTGTGCAGTCATTTCTGAGGCTTTCTTGCATCATAGCCCCTGTGACACTTCCTCTTAGAAATATTACACTCTACAAAATTGTTTTATCAAGGTCCAAAATTACTATTTGCTCATAGAGTACAAAGATGTTATGACTGACTGGctacacagaaaagaaagaaattatgaaatgtCAGTATAGCAGCTGAAATAAACAGTTTgtgttatacattttatttacctaATGAAAGCATTTAGGACTCAAATCTTTAGAGAACAAATATAAATGTAAGCCATATCCTTTTAATTAGTAACACTTTAAAGAGAGGCATATTACCATTGTATATGACACCTGATACACATTGTCAGATACCACATAAACATATTTATCTTCCAATCccaatgttttattaaaataataggcTCAAGAGTGACCCTCAAGTTAATCCCATGACTTTCCCAGGCTCTACATGCATATCAAGCACATACTAAAGCATAGCTTACTAGAACAAATCCTGTACCTATGAATGCCAGCAACTGGGGACACAGTTATTTCAATTgcaaacaataaacattttttcttcaagACAGTTACCACTTTTTAAGATCTTAGTACTACCCtatgcaaaaacattttttttttaaaagcctgaacAGGTTAAGATAATAGCCAACTATGTTTTCTCaggtgaaactattccaaaagaacTGTACATTCAGTGATATAAATCAGATCCAGAAAGGTGGATCTCAGTTTAGttcttgaaatataattcacaaaaTAAGACCCTTGTTGTTCTACAGAGGTCCCCTAATCTGTCTTTTATTCTGGTGTAGTCTCTAAAACCTCATTAAGAGGGAGGGGGGAAAATTTATTCTTACCAGAAATGCTCTGCTTTTTAGTAGCCATCAGTTTTAGGTCTTCTTTATGTAACTCAAAAGTTCATCTTTTTCCATTTGGTAACCACTTTTTTTCCACTGTTCTCGCAACTGTTGTAATAGAGCCCCAATTTCTTTTCCTGAAGAAATGCCCACTTTTCTGATGTCATGGCCACTTACAGGAAATGGAGGAATGGACCACTGCTGCATTTCCTTTAGGAGACAGTGCTCTCCTTGGTACTTCAGTAGTTCACATACACGAGTAGGTGCATCAGGTTCCCTAGACTACGTGTCAAAATCAAACATTTAGTTTCATCACACATGAAAACATACACTTACAATCTTATCCTAAAATTTAAATACTAAAcataaattttttcatttaaaataagtaaaattcacAGAATTGTAGATCTtagttttaataaattaattctaAATTAGTGACAATACTTCATATTTCTGACCAAGCCTAGTATATACTTACATCTATAATGAAGTCTTGATAGGGTTTCAATGGTTCTGAACTATCTGTTGCTTTAAttaaatctttcttatttttaactataaataAGCCaaggtttttctcttcttttgcgaTCTTCAACCTCAAATCCAATTTTGTGACATCATCTTGTACTTTGAATAATGAGGCCAAAAGAGTCATTGGCTTTGGTGAAAAACCTTCAACATTTTTACTGACTTTGTCAAATTCTTCTAAACTTGCATTAGCAGGTAAACCTGTAGGGACAAAAGCATTTTTCACCTGTTTTTAGTGGGGATAAAAAAACCACTCATATCCTAAACCTTGCCACTGTTTTAGTATCCAGAAATGCTTTGTCACTAGGATACATTATATAGGTTCAGTCTGATGTTCCAACTTACAGGCAAACCACTATATATTGTTATCCTCTCCCCTGTCACCTTCAAAACCTCTAAAATGTTCTTGTTTCTATTAAAGCTACATCAAGAAGTCCAGGGGTGGCGGTGATGGTGGTGTCAGACTCACAAGGCATACTCTTTCTAATCACAAATTCCTGACTTTCCACTGATACAAGATCCACCCCCCATTCAGTAATGTTACTGAAATTTGAAATATGCCCAAGCTTCCAGAAGTGTGATAAACCATATAATCCCACTGTTCTTTGTGAAAATGAATTACAACATTTACTGAACAATTTCTGTATACAAGTCACTCTTCTAAAagagctttacatgtattaactcactgAATCCTTTTAGCTTTTCTATTAGATAGAGGCTACATTACTTTTAAACCGCTTTTTTGGGTTAGAAACTAACCCAAGTTGCAAAGACTAGATAAGGGGCTGAGCTTCCTTCAAACCTAGATCTGACTAGAGACTACTCTACAAGCACCATAGGCTGTCTTTGAGCTGTTCCCTACTCACGACAACTTACCCCATAACCCaaactttgtcttattttaaaatactccaTTTCTCCATCAAGAATTCTTCAATCAAATGAGTCAAACTTTCCTTATGAAATTTGAAACCAGATATTTCACTGCCAAAAATTCAAACACTTTATAACTTGCTCTCACCTATATAAGGAGCCACATCAAGATCATAGATAAGGTGAATCAAATGATTTACATGGTTACCAACAAGAATTTTTTTCAGTTCCACCCAAATCCTTTCTCCTGATATTCCAGCCAAGCCTTTTGCATTTTCTGCAATTGCTTCCAAAGTTTCAGGATCATGGTCACCAGGTTTGTCTACAATTCTCCCATAAAACCTACAAGACAAAATCTTGACAGGGTATTACCTCTATATTGGCATATCATAAGCaaaatctgtttttcatttttattggtaCTATCTCATACATCTGCTTAATGAAAACAACATAGAATTAGGTAGGTCTAGAAGGGACCTTAGAAAGCAACTGGtcatttctccacctcctctttcttttcccagATAAGAAAACCCAGGATCGAATAAAATATAAGTAGCCTTTTTGAGGTTAGCAAGAACTAAAACTTCAAGGTCTCCACCTCACTTCCAAATTACTGACTCAAGACGTTCCGAATGGTCATCAAATGCAATTCCTGAACTGGCACTTAtacttgatgaaaaaaaaaaatagcattcttGTAAAGGCAGCAAACCAAAAGAAGACTGCAGTGCCTTAACAGAGTAGTCTTAATTCCTCAAAGCTTGCCTGTCTGTACACATTAGTACTTTCAATGAAAACCTTCAAATATGACTAATCTAGTTGCACACCCTGGAGTATATTTCATGGAATCTTAAAACTGGAAGCCCTAACGTACATGTGTTTTCCCTCTTATACCCTTAAAATTCTAATGAATACCCTCTATTCATCAGCGGTCCCAAAGTGATgctaaataagtaaattaatgcTAAATTTGGATTAGTGATCCAAATACAGCTAAGTCTTAATCTATGTTCTCTTATTTATGAGAGACTACAAATACTCAAGTTTAGAGAAACTACATTGACAAAATATCCATGATCTGTTATAGAATATTCTGAGAGCAATCCCAACCAGTGAAAAATGAATATTACTTGACATAAACTA is a window encoding:
- the TRNT1 gene encoding CCA tRNA nucleotidyltransferase 1, mitochondrial: MLRCLYHWHRPVLNCRWSRLCLLKRYLFTMKLQSPEFQSLFTEGLKSLTELFVKENHELRIAGGAVRDLLNGVKPQDIDFATTATPTQMKEMFQSAGIRMINNRGEKHGTITARLHEENFEITTLRIDVTTDGRHAEVEFTTDWQKDAERRDLTINSMFLGFDGTLFDYFNGYEDLKNKKVRFVGHAKQRIQEDYLRILRYFRFYGRIVDKPGDHDPETLEAIAENAKGLAGISGERIWVELKKILVGNHVNHLIHLIYDLDVAPYIGLPANASLEEFDKVSKNVEGFSPKPMTLLASLFKVQDDVTKLDLRLKIAKEEKNLGLFIVKNKKDLIKATDSSEPLKPYQDFIIDSREPDAPTRVCELLKYQGEHCLLKEMQQWSIPPFPVSGHDIRKVGISSGKEIGALLQQLREQWKKSGYQMEKDELLSYIKKT